DNA sequence from the Bacteroidota bacterium genome:
TGTTAAGGGGGCTTCTATTAATTCCTTTCTTTCAAGAAACAAGTCCTTAGTTTGTATTCTCCATTTTATCTCTAATCACCGATTTTCACTTTTTTTAATAAACCATAATTTATTCCTATACTTCGGTTGGTTATAATTTGAATTTTGGTACTATGTTTAACGTATTGATTGTTTTCCGTTTACACGATATAGCAAAACGCAGTTTATGATCGTTCAGCATATATATTGTTGCGAAAATATCGAATATTGAACAAGGAATTATGAATAATGAAATTTGCTGACCACAAAAATTGCTTTATCTTTTTACTTCAAAATTCTTTATTCCTTGTTCAATATTCATTATTAATAAATACGACACAATTTAATATTTAGAGTGAATGAAGAACAATGTTGTTAAGAAAGAAAAATAATGCATAAGGATATATGCCTGATATTGTGAGATATAAGTAATTCTGGGGTGAATTTTCAAAAAAACGAAAAGAATAAAATTAGGATTTAATTATGGCTGAATAGTTTGCTGTAAAAATCGGTGCTAATCAAATAGAGTGCTATTGTTATACTTTTTACAATATTCTATGGTGCTTTAGTATAAAAATTTAAATATCTTTGAATAAAAATTATCAATGCACTCAAATTGTTTTCTATTTAAAATGATGAGAGGTTGTAAAAATTATTTTGTATATTAAATTTCAAAAATTATGAAGATAAAAAGAGTATTATTAAAATTAAGTGGTGAGGTTTTAGGAGGAAATGCAGGTTCAGGAATCGAAAACGATGAGTTAGGATTTTATTCAAATGAAATAAAACAAGCTGTTAAAAAAGGATTTGAAGTTGCCGTTGTTATTGGGGGAGGAAATATTTTTAGAGGTGGCACTTTGATAAAAGATGGATTTTTGGATAGAGTTAATGGTGATTATATGGGAATGCTTGCTACAATTATCAATGGAATTGCATTAAAAACTACTCTTAATAAAATTGGAATTAAAGCAAAATTGATTACTTCTTTTGAAATTGATAAAATTGGTGAATTGTATAATCACGATAAAGTACTAAAATATTTAGATGATGGATATACTTTAATATTTTCAGGGGGAACAAGTAATCCTTATTTTACAACCGATTCGGCTGCTGCCATGCGAGCTATTGAAATTGAGGCAGATGCAATTATGAAAGGTACAAAGGTTGATGGTGTGTATTCTGCTGACCCTATGAAAGATAAAAATGCAAAAAAATATGATAAGATAAAATTTGCTGAAGCAATTCAAAAAGAACTAAAAGTTATGGATCTTACTGCATTTGCTTTATGCAAAGAAAACAATAAGCCTATTTATGTTTTTAAGTCAAATGTAAAGGGGAATCTTGTAAGAGCATTAGAAAAAGCAGATATTGGAACTTTAGTTTATTAATTTTTTTATATTATATTTGCAACTTTTTAAAATGAATTTAAACAACAAATTATATGACATA
Encoded proteins:
- the pyrH gene encoding UMP kinase is translated as MKIKRVLLKLSGEVLGGNAGSGIENDELGFYSNEIKQAVKKGFEVAVVIGGGNIFRGGTLIKDGFLDRVNGDYMGMLATIINGIALKTTLNKIGIKAKLITSFEIDKIGELYNHDKVLKYLDDGYTLIFSGGTSNPYFTTDSAAAMRAIEIEADAIMKGTKVDGVYSADPMKDKNAKKYDKIKFAEAIQKELKVMDLTAFALCKENNKPIYVFKSNVKGNLVRALEKADIGTLVY